Proteins from a single region of Mytilus trossulus isolate FHL-02 chromosome 2, PNRI_Mtr1.1.1.hap1, whole genome shotgun sequence:
- the LOC134705095 gene encoding tRNA N(3)-methylcytidine methyltransferase METTL6-like: MCEESNKKPFPFQISSVCPRNLTEEEKIKLEKDQNVISDFKQNKLENEAQKNWDLFYKRNTTKFFKDRHWTKREFSDLFYEEDEQTEDCKTILEVGCGVGNFLFPLLEEFKKLYFYACDFSIRAVQFVKENSLYNPDRCHAFQCDITCDDLCKEIPPDSVDAVSMIFVLSAIHPDKMVPALRNILKILKPGGCILFRDYGLYDHAMLRFGPGHKLCENFYVRQDGTRAYYFKTDELTLLMESAGYSCVDCEYIQRETVNKKEGLCVPRIFVQAKFIKSKADKVNLSQSIEENKTNKSAIGEKQEENITNKGEGNKTDTQVPVVLDNCSNIQVTSEVIKS; this comes from the exons ATGTGTGAGGAATCCAATAAGAAACCTTTTCCATTTCAAATATCTTCAGTATGTCCAAGGAATTTGACAgaggaagaaaaaataaaattagaaaaggACCAAAATGTTATATCAGATTTTAAACAGAATAAGTTAGAAAATGAAGCACAGAAAAACTgggatttgttttataaaagaaatacaacaaAGTTTTTCAAAGATAGACACTGGACAAAGCGTGAATTTAGTGATTTGTTTTATGAAGAAGATGAGCAG aCAGAAGACTGCAAAACTATTCTGGAGGTTGGGTGTGGAGTGGGCAATTTTCTTTTCCCTTTATTGGaagaatttaaaaagttatacttTTATGCCTGTGATTTTTCAATAAGAGCTGTGCAGTTTGTaaag GAGAATAGTTTGTATAATCCTGATCGATGCCATGCCTTTCAGTGTGATATTACATGTGATGATCTGTGTAAAGAAATACCACCAGACAGTGTTGATGCTGTGTCCATGATATTTGTCTTGTCAGCCATTCATCCAGATAAAATGGTGCCAGCACTCAGGAATATTTTGAAG ATATTAAAACCAGGAGGTTGTATTTTGTTTAGAGATTATGGTTTATACGACCATGCCATGTTAAGATTTGGTCCAGGCCACAAGTTATGTGAGAACTTTTATGTACGCCAAGATGGTACAAGGGCTTACTATTTCAAAACAG ATGAATTAACATTACTAATGGAATCGGCTGGCTATAGTTGTGTGGACTGTGAATATATCCAAAGAGAGACCGTGAATAAGAAGGAAGGGTTGTGTGTACCAAGAATATTTGTTCAGGCAAAGTTCATTAAAAGTAAAGCTGACAAAGTGAACTTATCACAATCCATTGAAgaaaacaagacaaacaaaagtgCAATTGGTGAgaaacaagaggaaaacataacaaataaaggAGAGGGAAATAAAACAGACACTCAAGTACCTGTGGTTCTAGATAATTGtagtaatatacaagttaccAGTGAAGTTATTAAaagttga